CGCGCAAAAGCACCATCATAGAAAGCTGGAACCGGGTCAACGATTCTACCTGGGCTGGCAAAACCTGGAGGGTGGTGGGGCCCGACAGCTCTGTGCAACAGTCGATGAAGCTGGTACGCCGCGGCAACGATATCTATTTTATGCCTACTTACGAGGGCAACACAAAAACGAATCCTATAGCACTGAAACTCCGTGTGCTGAAGCCTGTTGGCTTTGTAGCAGAAGACCTGAACAACGATTTTCCGCGTAAGATTACTTATCGCTTTAAAGACGCACGACATCTGGATGCCCGCGTGGAAGGCACCAGAGATGGCACTATTGAAGAATACATCTTTCAGTATACCAGCTTCTAGAATGAAGAATATGGAATGAAGAATTAAGAATGAGAGCGGAGATTAAAGCGGATAACAATACATCTATCCGCTTTAATCTCCGCTCTCATTCTTAATTCTTCATTCCATATTCTTCATTCTCCAATGTTTCCCGATTTCGTAAATCATTTTCCCGGTTTGAGATAACCGGCGGAAGGGGTATGCTGTACCTTTGTATCACACACGATACAAGCACTGAATCAAAGTATTCTCTATAAA
The genomic region above belongs to Chitinophaga sp. 180180018-3 and contains:
- a CDS encoding DUF6265 family protein, with product MGRKQWFSNSIALILICLAGSFHAAGQVNTADIRYLQQLEGTWKMNTRKSTIIESWNRVNDSTWAGKTWRVVGPDSSVQQSMKLVRRGNDIYFMPTYEGNTKTNPIALKLRVLKPVGFVAEDLNNDFPRKITYRFKDARHLDARVEGTRDGTIEEYIFQYTSF